A stretch of DNA from Acanthochromis polyacanthus isolate Apoly-LR-REF ecotype Palm Island chromosome 21, KAUST_Apoly_ChrSc, whole genome shotgun sequence:
aacaacatgcaaaaaagtgataaaaatgaaacaaaacaacaagcgagacaaaaatgaagcaaatcaaaaacatgagacaaatgacaaaaaagacaaaaaaaaataagactaaatattacaaaaatgagacacaaaaatgacaaaaacgagacaaacgacacggaacaaagcaaaaaaagaaacaaaaagtttgacaaaaaaggaacaaaacgactaaaatttttacaaaaaacacaaatgagacaaaagggaaacacaaaatgacaaaaatttgaaataaaaacaaaaaatagacaaacaagtgagacaaaaaacacaaaatgacaaaactgatgctcaaaactatgaataaaacaaaacacaatgacaaaaataagaaaacacaagagacaaacaggaaacagaaaacaacaaaaacaagaaacaaaatgacaaaaacatgaagtaaacgacaaaagtcagacaaaaaaaagacaaaaaccaagacaaaatattacaaaaacgagacacaaaacaacaaaagaacaatccagtattttactttatggtcaaacaacttgtcatggtctacaaattattttaaatttatagttttactaattcacaatctgcagttaatgtcttctctgtaatttgtaCTCTTTGAGAACTGTTTTTGGGCCGGGGGCTGCGTTTTTGCCACCCCTGCTCCAGAAGGACTGAATGGAAAAGCAGCATGACGCTGAGGTTTGGGAAAGTCGACCTCATCCCAGCTCCAGTTCCACAAAAGGTCACCACTAAAAAACCACAActgacactttaaaaaaaaaacgagacaacaaAACGAGGCTCcagtgaacaaaataaaaacagattcaacAGGAAAAACGGGTCCAGATCTAGCAGTGAAGTCACTGATTAGCCACAGGAAGCGTCCATTCCTCACAGCATGCAGAGGGAAATGTTTTATCACGGTTCTGGATTCAAAGGGAAGGAGTCCACCGACACATCGACCCTCCGCCTCGCTGCGTTTATCAGAAGCATCGTTCAGTGGAGAATCAGTGAGATGTTTGcagcttcttctgctttttctttgacTGGATGCAGAAACGGAGTGCATGACgggcttttgtttgtttggaatGTCGACTGTTTGGAAGCTGAGTCAGAGTTTACAGAAAGACGCTCAGATGTAgcaattacagaaaaaagagaaaactggtTATGTAAAGACAAGTTTATTTTTAGGTACAACATGACACAACCCAATGCAACTGTTCTGCCATAAAATCTGCTTTAATGAGGCGGAAAACgttcagttttattcaatgATCGGGTTAGTGGCAGAGAAATGGAAGCAGAAAGAGACTTGTCCTGAAACACCTCCTCACCTGGAAATGCGTCATTAAAATACGACAGAACTCACACATTTAAACTGAAGGTGAAGGCAGACAAGCGGTTTCATTTCTAACCTAATAAACTGCTCATTCTCTGCAGCTAACAGCCTTTGTTTTTCCTGAACATCACTTAAATGCATCAGATTAGTGTACAACAACACATGGAGCCTTTAACTCAGAGCAGATAGAGAAGTAAAAGTTCACTAAACCTCcgttaaacacagaaaaaacctCCTGAACTATGAACAGCTCAGCCCCGTCTTTAATCCTGTAgcacagaggtgtcaaacatgcggcctgcgggccaaaaccggccctccagagggtccaatgcGGCCCACGggagtaaaaatgacagagaagacattaactgcacaCTGAACACTTGCAAAAcgcttgtgttgtctattttttgtcatttgtgtctcatttttgcagtattttgttttgtttttgtctgacttgtcgtttgcctcgtttttgtccttttgtttcacGTCATTTTGCTTCCTCTTTGCCTCgcgtgtttttgtctcatttttgtcattttgtgttttgctttattcattgttttgtgtagtgTTTttatctcgcttgtgttgtctaatttttttgtggctttataactttttttgtcaaatttatcgtctcgttttgttttgttttatgtcgtttgtctcatttttgtaatattttgtcttgtttttgttgtttcttgtctattttaaagtaaaatactgtgtggttcagttccagatccCTGTGaggaaatgttttgtgcctttttgtagataaactgtgatctggaagttgtaatgtgggaATGATGAACTGAATATTGTTGAAACTgaagttatttttcttaagaaacttcaggttgttcataatgtttttttaaaaaaagataattccttaaatgtgaacatttttccactaaaacaaaggaaacaggttatttacaggttgttatgctgtggttttactggtcaaactgggctgaatgtggatctgaactaagatgagtttgacacctctgctctaACAGGTTcatgataaaaacacagaagcagtgaagtaaaatgaatgaaaagaggAACATGCTGTGTGTTAAACGGAAATAAAACTCTTGGCTGCCTCGTCTCAAACCTCCTAACAGTCTCTTTGGTGCTGATGCTGTCTGAGCAGAAAGGAAAACACGGGGACGGCAGGCGTTAAAGAGGAAACCTCACCATTGTTCCCTTACAGTTTCACTACATCCCACAGTAAGCTGCTACTCTCAACTAAAAGATTCAGACTCATGCGTGCAATTACCCAGACGAAGGAACAAAGCTGCTTGTTGTCTCTGACGGAGCGTTTGAAGCCGGTTATTCTGTTTTGTTGCCGGCGGTCAGCCTGTGGGCCTGCAGGGCGAAGGTCTCAGCCACCATCAGAGGGAAGACCAGGGAGGCGTCGGCGTACACCTGAGAACACATCATTACATCAGCGCTCTGTCATACGTAATTAAAACCAGCCCACAGTCTCCACATTTATGTTTGGGCGCTTCGATGCCAGCAGAGCAGGAAGGCTGTGCAGACGCTGCCACCGTGAGGACAAAACGGGCGACGCAGCTCAGGCTTACAGGAAAAAGAGTTTAAAACGTCCTTTTTTCTCGCTTCACGTGTCCACAGCAAACTGTTATTTAGGATCGTAGCAATGTGGAAATTCTgatgtgacataaaatcatttttaaacacatttcatcCCCATAAAGCTGATTTCAACGGGAATGAAGGATgtcaaatgaaagaaagaagggaaaaaaaacagaagtgaaataaaaacaagctttttCTACTGCATTTTTGtacttatatttatatttttaggaaatatttttaggttaattttctatttatgtttatatttttaggtcatATCTGTATGTCTCTATTGTTAGGAAATATTTTTAGGTTAATtttctatttatgtttatatttttaggtcatATCTGTATGTCTCTATTGTTAGgaaatatttttaggacatttttctacttatatttatatttttggtcGTATTCATACGTTtacatttttaggacatatttttttacttctgtttatttttatacatgtATATTTTTCTACCTCTGTTATTAGGTACAGATGACACTAATGTGTCTTTGCTAGCTCAGATTGTGTTTATCTGAGCTAACAAATACGAGCATATCACTCCAGTGCTGGTCTCTCTGCATTGGCTACCAGTTCATGTTAGAGCAGACTAAGGTGCTGCTACCAACCTATAAAACTGTTACTGGAATTGCCCCGTCTTATTTACCCAGCCTGCTGAATCTGTATGTCCCCGCTCGGGTTCTCTATTCTCAGGGGATTGGACTTCTGAATATCCCGAAGGTCTGTAAAAAGACGGTGGGGGAACGGGCTTTTTCTTTCCGGGCTCCTACACTGTGGAACAGTCTGCCTGCTGAAACCAGGCAGGCATCCtccattaatgtatttaaactAAGCTGAAGACCCACTTGTTTTCTCTTACATATGAAtcctaaattgtttgttttactgatgtcttttttattgttctgtttttatttttatctgtttttatttatctgtttttttttctgtgtacagcactttgacggaaagcgctttataaataaagttattattattattattattattattattatgtgacTCTACTGTCTGCAGAAAAATCTACAGGGTTCATTTACTCAACGCTGTACATGAAGCACGTTTAAACTGCATAAAACATCCTGTTAAACGTTGTCATAGGTCTGTTTTAGATGATTTTATTTGACTAATGCTGACaaatcatgtcaaaaatccaTATTTAAAAACAGTTCAGGTCTGGGAAAtgaaaagtgacacaaatgaaaggaagccttctcaaaaatcaaacaaataatcAGACGTCATCCGAGTCGTTTCGGTCTAAGTTGCTGAAATAAACTCGGTACCTTCACAGGTTTGGCGTCGGTCCGGATCTTTCCCCAGGAAACGGCCTCGTCGGGTCGAGCTCCGGAGTCCGACCCGTCGAACTCCTGACCGGTGTTCACGTAAACCACATAGTCAGCTCCGTTCCTCTGCAGGGAAACCGAGGAGAGAGGAGCGGATTAGGACAGGAAACTGATTCTGCATGCTGGTTTAGGTTTATGAGCAGCTTTGCTTCACTGGATCAAACTGTATTTCTCTGAACGTCATCATGATTTTGCAGTTTCACAGAAAAATCTCCATTTTATtgagaagaaatgaaaaataaacaacgtCAAAAGTGCTTTGGGTAACCATCTTTGTATGAAGtgcactttaaaatgtttttaatcaaatgtaGTTAAATCATTAgctaaatatatttataattaaGAAATATAGCATATTTGAGTACGGTTCTACGTGTTAATTATTCTAATTAAATGTACTGTGGGAAGCTTTTGTTGTTACAGTTGGAAGATgttaatattttataaaatttgAGCTTCTTACTTTATGAGCTCATcctgttttaatgtaaaatctTAATCTAGTAAACAGTTATTAATAAAAGCTGTCAAATGAATGTAGCAGAGCATAACTGACATAACTTCACAGTGTAGTAAGATAAAGCCTGAAACGGAAATAATCAAGAAAAGCACATGTACATAAAACTGGAGGTTAAATAAACGGACATGTGGCTCATTTCATTCATGAGTTTGCAGAACTGCAGACAACCCTGACAAAGCTAAAGACCACAGCAGGTATTTACCATCAGATTAGCATTAGCTATGTGGTGTTTGACCAGCCCTCCTCCCAGGATGATCATTCCCGTCCTCTTGGCAAAAACCGCCTGGCTGTTCATCCTGCGAATATctggaacaaacaaacacagtcatGACGGGACAAACTGAAGCTGCAATGGAGATCTTTGCTGTTCTTCTCACCTTCAACGATGTCCAGAACCAGGCCAGGGTTCTTAAAGGAGTGGAAGTAGATCATGTCGCCCAGAGAGCCGTCGGTCAGAGCAGGACTGAACACCGGGATGTTGTTCTGAAAAAGACACAGTTATTGAACTCATCTGCAGCGAAAAACACGCAGTAGACACCAGGAATGGCGTtagaaaaagcaagaaaaaaacaagtacGTATATccaataactagaaaagcattcagagagcccagtcctcctccaaggctgctcattcccccagatgtcagaaatgcagcatttgtttattagttattgatgatcagaaatcatagtgacatttaatacagatgaacccacaaacacaatgagctcacactgagcacaggcgtgtgctctgcatgtgtacgttatgaaCGGATACCGattcacgtgacctaaatatgcagcgggCTGATGCTGACAACTATTCCTTTAAGAATCATTATTAATATAATCCAGGACTGACCTTGTACGCCCAGTAGTAGACCGAGTCCGGATTATTGATCTCTTTGCCGAGTCGATGGATCATTTTGGAAGGAGTCCAGCGGGTGCCCTGAGAGAGGAAATCTCAAAgtttataaaaaaattaaaattctcaTGGtgtaaacaaaaatctaaaggcCCATCTGGAACATCCCAACAGCCCAGCTTTGGAGTGAGAGCCACCTCTGTGTTCTGCTCCAGCAGCATCTGGTCCAGGATGGGCATCAGCCAGTCTTCAAACTTACAGTAGTTATCGTTGGGCACCAGCAGGTTCCCGATTCTACAGTCAGAGAAGACAAAGAccgacaaaaacacacagacacaagttAGATGGAAAAGCTGGGGCTTTTATATGATAATATAATATATGAGCATCTACCTGCTTAACCCTACATTATGTCCTTTATCAGGACTGGAAGAActctgtgctaagctaagctaagctagttGCAGCTACATCCACACTGACAGAAGATCAATCTTCTCATTTAACTTCCAGCAAGAAAGACAATCTGAATATTTCACATTAGGAGTGAATGCGAGAGAAAGTGTGTCAGACGGACACAAGGAATtaaatatatatgaatatatatataaactgtGGGCAAAAAAGTATTTAGTCAGCCACCAATTGTGCACGTTCTCccacttaaaatgatgacagaggtctgtaattttcatcataggtacacttcaactgtgagagacagaattTGGAAGaaaatccaggaaatcacattgtaggatttttaaataatttatttgcaAATTATGGtgaaaaataagtatttggtcaGTAACAAAAGTCCAGCTCAATACTTTGTAATATAACCTTTGTTGTCAATGACAGAGGTCAAACGTTCTTCACCTGGTTTGCACACACTGTAGCTGGTGTTTTGGCCCATTCCTCCATAAAGATCTCCTCTAGAGCGGTGATGTTCTGGGGCTGTCGCCGGACAACACGGACTTTCAACTCCCCCCACAGATTTTCTATGGGGTTGAGGTCTGGAGACTGGCTAGGCCACTCCAGGACTTTGAAATACTTCTTAAGGAGCCACTCCTTTGTTGCCAG
This window harbors:
- the dhps gene encoding deoxyhypusine synthase isoform X2, whose amino-acid sequence is MPILDQMLLEQNTEGTRWTPSKMIHRLGKEINNPDSVYYWAYKNNIPVFSPALTDGSLGDMIYFHSFKNPGLVLDIVEDIRRMNSQAVFAKRTGMIILGGGLVKHHIANANLMRNGADYVVYVNTGQEFDGSDSGARPDEAVSWGKIRTDAKPVKVYADASLVFPLMVAETFALQAHRLTAGNKTE
- the dhps gene encoding deoxyhypusine synthase isoform X1 encodes the protein MADKAPSVAMEAVLKPSCELPEDMPKIRGYDFNQGVDLHAVLKSYLHTGFQASSLGLAIQEINNMIEKRLEPVEAAEGNESDETPKSGCTIFLGYTSNLISSGVRESIRYLAEHRMVDVIVTTAGGIEEDLIKCLAHTYLGEFSLSGKELRLRGINRIGNLLVPNDNYCKFEDWLMPILDQMLLEQNTEGTRWTPSKMIHRLGKEINNPDSVYYWAYKNNIPVFSPALTDGSLGDMIYFHSFKNPGLVLDIVEDIRRMNSQAVFAKRTGMIILGGGLVKHHIANANLMRNGADYVVYVNTGQEFDGSDSGARPDEAVSWGKIRTDAKPVKVYADASLVFPLMVAETFALQAHRLTAGNKTE